A segment of the Corylus avellana chromosome ca2, CavTom2PMs-1.0 genome:
CAAATTCTTAGACTTAAGCCTGCATAAACCTGTGGCTGCGATGACTTTTTTTCGGTAAGTGGGGCCTAATTTGTGTCATATCCAAGTTATCTTACTCATCCATCAATGTCAATGTCAAGTTATTTTGTATAAATTTATATTACATTGTTCGGTGGGCATCTATGATGCACGACAAAAAGAATAGACCAGAACTGTAGAAAAACTAATAGAGCTCAGCAGTCACATGATGCTTACTCTCCCCTGCCAACAACCATTGAACCAGTAGAATTAGCCTTTTCATGTCTGTGGGATAACTCCACATGCACCCATGTCCATTTTCCCCTGTGCCCCCGCCcttataaaacattaattaatggAGATTTGATTTTCACTGCACTTGGTCATGATTATCTGCAGTTAGGctattatttgaataattttatggCACGATAAATTTACCacatattttagcatttttaaGAAAAGCTTTACTGTCCTATAAGCTCATGATCCAAGTCAATTTAGGATCATCTCTGCAGAGTAAAGTTGAAAGCACAGCCTTCAACCTGGTTTCCCACCAGACAGCTATAATAGTGCAGATCTTTTTCACCTTCTAGACGAAATTTGAATGGACAGAAGCCACCAATTATAAACATAACATAACTTCTTATTTGTTTCTCAAATGCATTCCTCGATGACAAGCTTTTTACTTGTACACCGCagaattcaaatgaattaaaattaaaacaaaatccaGCCAAAACGAAAAGCTATACTAGGGGAAGGGAAAGAATGACTCCTAAATCATATGGGTAGCCTCATTATGCTTCTTCTTCAGGATAATTGTACCTATTATGCAACCAAAGAGAATCTGCAGCAACTGCATTGCTATCCTGGTTACAGTGCCAAGTATATTGGGCATGAGTCCGATTTTTAATCTCGAGAACCGCGTGCCGAAACTTGCTTCTTGAAATGCGGAATAACTTGGTTGTGGATAAGTAAAACTGCACAAAACAAAAGTGATGTGCTAATGAGTAGGAAGACATTGGTGCTACTGAAAATTATCTGAGATAAGATGAATGAGGCACCTGTTGGCAATGCCTTCAACATTACCACCATCACCAATGGTAATGTATATTGGTGAAGAAGGGTCCTTTACTGGAGTGCTCAGTCCATTTGTTATGTTGTACTTAATATTTGATATTTACATTGAAAacaatttagaaaaattaagtTATTGATTTGTATATTAGCATTTGGACAAGACATTTTAAGAGTAAATGAGAACATAAGCTTACAGTTCTTTCATAGGCATGAACATGACCAGAAAACACAATATCcactttgttttaaaaaaaccagGATTCAAACTGCACTCTCATGCTTTCCCCTATATAGTGGTAGTTGTTACTGTTATACAATGGTGAGTGAAGAAGAACAATAAGCCATGGCGTCTCAGCTCGGTTAACCATGGTGAACTCCTTTTCAAGCCATTTGTATTGAGGAATGTATTTACCTGTACACAACAGGACATACCAAACTATCATCATGCCAGCTTTGTTTCTAACATTATTGGATCCTTATTATGCGATATATAGAAAGGACAATGATGTATGGAGTGTCTGGCCCTATTTTGGGAGGAGTTGTGAAGGAAAATGGCCCGTTGGGAATGGTTAAAAGATcaaagatggttgaaaaataaataaattatataattttttgagaaatgactattgttaattttttttttcttcatattttctctGTCCTATTCtgcaaatttaatagattaactattagatttatggaCTCATGTGAACcttatacaaattcaatagtgaattcatcaattcactatagagatagttgaaaaatgaataaattctatcatttctctggAGATTTTATTATCTCAACATTTATCTGTTCTTTTTCCAAGTAGCTAGTAAATGTGATGAatgttaaaagaaataattgttGCCAATATTTTTTcacatattctcttacaaatcaactattaaatttgtggacttatgtggatcccacataagtcaatggtagactctacaaatttaatggtatcaCTATTcaatttgtaagataatatgGGAAAAATGTCGGCAAATTATTAACACTAATCATTTCTAAAATGTTAAATTGATAAATATGGAAGAAAtaattggtgtcaataatttgcttatattttatctatattatcctataaatttaatatatcaaccattaaatttgtaaggtataccattgacttatgtggagtCTACGtataagtttacaaatctaatagttgatttgtaagagaatatataaaaaaaaaaattggcaaattATTAACACTAATTATTTCTCTAAATaggataaataataaaattataaaatctgAACTAATCGAAATCTTTGTGGGCTTCCAAACAAGCTTGGACTTCGAGTTGTGCGAGCCGAGTATGAATTAGAAAGCAAAACAGAATTGGGTTGGAAATTGTGGGCTTCCAAACAAGCTTGGAAACTAGAAAGGAAACAAACAGTATGTTCCATGGTGGATCCCCAACAGGCAATAAGTGCAGGAAAATATCCTGGTTGGCTATAAAAATCCCCTCTCTAAACAAGCCCACACAACCACTAGACCGGACAAA
Coding sequences within it:
- the LOC132173121 gene encoding LOW QUALITY PROTEIN: purple acid phosphatase 5 (The sequence of the model RefSeq protein was modified relative to this genomic sequence to represent the inferred CDS: inserted 1 base in 1 codon; substituted 1 base at 1 genomic stop codon), whose product is MALPARDFCKYIPQYKWLEKEFTMVNRAETPWLIVLLHSPLYNSNNYHYIGESMRVQFESWFFXNKVDIVFSGHVHAYERTVRISNIKYNITNGLSTPVKDPSSPIYITIGDGGNVEGIANSFTYPQPSYSAFQEASFXHAVLEIKNRTHAQYTWHCNQDSNAVAADSLWLHNRYNYPEEEA